In uncultured Fibrobacter sp., a single genomic region encodes these proteins:
- a CDS encoding flotillin family protein: protein MSYIKAAPDEAIIVSGLRKLPKVIIGRAGLRIPFFERADHLSLQLIQIDVKTGSPVPTKDYINVSVDAVVTAKISDNPERLKSSAQNFLNKKPEDIRAMIVDILEGNMREIVGRMQLVDLVGDRKQVSELVLENAIPDLEKLGIVVQTFNIQNFEDANGVIENLGVDKTSAIRKAAAISKANAERDISVAQSQAKKDANDAAVAAELEIAQKQNDLAVKKANLQKISDTEKAIADAAYEIQKQTQQKAINVAQAEAEVAKQEKEIEIRERMVAVTEKELQAQIEKKAEAERQAQIQRSEAELFQQQKDAEADRYKEEQRAKAIKQIADAEKEKAFAEAEATKAKAMAEAEATRAKGLAEAEAIKAQGLAEAEALNKKAEAMKLYGDAARQEMQLKTIEKYFEQMPQIAAAVAKPMEKIGNITMYGEGNTAKLTGDITKTLTQVTNGLTDSLGIDLRTVLGSMFGAKLAGVSKPDTPQDSAQK, encoded by the coding sequence ATGTCCTACATCAAGGCCGCTCCGGACGAGGCCATCATCGTTTCCGGTTTGCGCAAATTGCCTAAAGTGATTATCGGGCGCGCCGGCCTTAGAATCCCTTTCTTTGAACGTGCAGACCACCTTTCGCTACAACTCATTCAGATTGACGTCAAGACGGGTAGCCCGGTCCCCACGAAGGACTACATCAACGTTTCTGTCGATGCCGTCGTGACAGCCAAGATTTCGGATAACCCGGAAAGGCTTAAGTCATCGGCACAGAACTTCTTGAACAAGAAGCCCGAAGACATCCGCGCGATGATTGTCGATATTCTCGAAGGTAACATGCGTGAAATCGTCGGGCGCATGCAGCTCGTGGACCTCGTTGGCGACCGCAAGCAAGTTTCTGAACTCGTTCTCGAAAACGCCATTCCGGACTTGGAAAAGCTCGGTATCGTGGTGCAGACATTCAACATCCAGAACTTCGAAGATGCGAACGGCGTCATCGAGAACCTGGGTGTCGACAAGACATCCGCCATCCGTAAGGCTGCCGCAATCTCCAAGGCAAATGCCGAAAGGGATATCAGCGTGGCTCAGTCCCAGGCCAAGAAGGATGCAAACGACGCAGCCGTGGCCGCCGAACTTGAAATTGCCCAGAAGCAGAACGACCTCGCCGTGAAAAAGGCGAACCTGCAAAAGATTTCGGATACCGAAAAAGCTATTGCCGACGCAGCCTACGAAATCCAGAAGCAAACACAGCAAAAGGCAATCAACGTGGCCCAGGCCGAAGCCGAAGTTGCCAAGCAGGAAAAAGAAATCGAAATTCGCGAACGCATGGTCGCCGTAACCGAGAAGGAACTCCAGGCTCAAATCGAGAAGAAGGCCGAAGCCGAACGCCAGGCACAAATCCAGCGCTCCGAGGCGGAACTCTTCCAGCAACAGAAAGACGCCGAAGCCGACCGTTACAAGGAAGAACAGCGCGCCAAGGCCATCAAGCAAATTGCTGACGCCGAAAAGGAAAAAGCATTTGCCGAAGCCGAAGCCACCAAGGCAAAAGCCATGGCCGAAGCCGAAGCCACTAGAGCGAAGGGCTTGGCAGAAGCAGAAGCCATCAAGGCACAAGGCCTCGCCGAAGCCGAAGCACTTAACAAGAAAGCCGAGGCAATGAAACTCTATGGTGATGCAGCTCGCCAAGAAATGCAGCTGAAAACCATTGAAAAGTACTTTGAACAAATGCCACAAATTGCCGCCGCTGTTGCAAAACCGATGGAAAAAATCGGCAACATCACCATGTACGGCGAAGGCAATACGGCCAAACTCACCGGAGATATCACCAAGACGCTCACGCAAGTCACGAACGGGCTCACGGATTCCCTCGGAATCGACCTAAGAACGGTTCTCGGATCCATGTTCGGCGCAAAACTCGCGGGTGTTTCCAAGCCCGATACTCCGCAGGATTCCGCCCAGAAATAG
- the purU gene encoding formyltetrahydrofolate deformylase, with translation MAITRYILQIHCPDQKGLIAGTTQVLAKAGANIIDLQQHTAKDIETFFLRAVFNMESNDIQEVYKHLETLAPRLELNWKLFDTSKTERVAIFVSKTDHCLYDLLLKHRDGDLPCEFSCIVGNHPDLGPVGGTFGVPFYYVPSNPDKSIPENRFREIIAETRTDTVVLARYMQILSEAFTEEFKYRIINIHHGFLPAFKGAKPYHQAWHKGVKIIGATAHFATEDLDQGPIICQDIQRVPETASIDELVELGKDIEKRTLSQALKLWLEHRVFVYAGRTFIL, from the coding sequence ATGGCAATTACTCGTTACATACTTCAAATCCATTGTCCCGACCAGAAGGGCCTGATTGCGGGCACGACCCAGGTTCTGGCCAAGGCCGGCGCCAATATTATCGATTTACAGCAGCATACGGCAAAAGACATTGAAACTTTCTTTTTACGCGCCGTTTTTAACATGGAATCGAACGATATCCAGGAAGTCTACAAGCACCTGGAAACCCTGGCCCCGCGTCTGGAACTCAACTGGAAACTCTTCGACACCTCCAAAACCGAACGTGTCGCCATTTTCGTGTCCAAAACGGACCATTGCCTTTACGACCTCCTCCTCAAGCACCGCGACGGCGACCTCCCCTGCGAATTCAGCTGCATCGTCGGCAACCATCCCGATCTGGGCCCCGTAGGCGGGACCTTCGGCGTGCCGTTCTACTACGTGCCGTCCAACCCCGACAAGAGCATCCCCGAGAACCGGTTCAGGGAAATCATCGCCGAGACAAGGACCGACACAGTCGTGCTCGCCCGCTACATGCAGATTTTGAGCGAAGCCTTCACCGAGGAATTCAAGTACAGGATTATCAACATCCACCACGGGTTCCTGCCCGCGTTCAAGGGTGCAAAGCCTTACCACCAGGCATGGCACAAGGGCGTCAAGATTATCGGCGCCACGGCCCACTTCGCCACCGAAGATTTGGACCAGGGCCCCATCATCTGCCAGGACATCCAGCGCGTGCCCGAAACGGCCAGCATCGACGAACTGGTGGAACTCGGCAAAGATATTGAAAAGCGTACGCTTTCCCAGGCACTTAAACTTTGGCTCGAGCACCGCGTGTTCGTGTATGCCGGTAGAACATTCATCCTCTAG
- a CDS encoding SPOR domain-containing protein has translation MKMKFWNVRGIAAILFLICGTSAFAQSMADAQKAYVAGNWKQAATSFEQACPKQPADSRTECYLWNVLALSQTGNANDFAKAGKRLDSLIEKTNPQKKVYADLMMTRAQFQLYLGKFENAANALVHAIETSKPEQAPVLQKVCTAVQAKIKQEALNEACSNLGKEQPTKAATAQPTAQEQTPKQAANAANTAAPAAPAIIDLPDFDSDETAKKSAPAAAVQPQQGESWTLQLGAFSMKSNAEALVENLKKRKIPCNIVEQPQESRTLYVVQSGDFVSKEKAIDYGARELSPLNVDFRATLKK, from the coding sequence ATGAAAATGAAGTTTTGGAATGTTCGCGGAATTGCCGCTATTTTGTTCTTGATTTGCGGCACAAGCGCTTTTGCGCAGTCGATGGCGGATGCGCAGAAGGCTTATGTCGCAGGGAACTGGAAACAGGCGGCCACATCCTTTGAACAAGCTTGTCCCAAGCAGCCCGCCGACAGCCGCACGGAATGTTATCTGTGGAACGTCCTCGCGCTTTCGCAGACTGGCAACGCGAACGACTTCGCCAAAGCCGGGAAGCGCCTTGACAGCCTCATCGAAAAAACGAATCCGCAAAAAAAAGTCTACGCCGATCTCATGATGACCCGCGCCCAGTTCCAATTGTACCTTGGCAAATTCGAAAATGCGGCCAATGCGCTCGTACACGCCATCGAAACTTCAAAACCGGAACAGGCCCCCGTACTCCAGAAAGTCTGCACTGCAGTCCAAGCAAAAATCAAGCAAGAAGCATTGAACGAAGCTTGTTCTAACCTTGGCAAAGAACAACCCACAAAGGCAGCCACAGCCCAACCCACAGCACAGGAACAAACTCCGAAACAAGCCGCAAACGCAGCAAATACGGCAGCTCCGGCCGCACCGGCAATTATCGACCTCCCCGATTTTGACTCGGACGAAACCGCAAAAAAATCCGCACCGGCAGCCGCAGTTCAACCCCAACAGGGAGAATCTTGGACGCTCCAACTGGGTGCATTCAGCATGAAAAGCAACGCCGAAGCCCTTGTGGAGAACTTAAAAAAGCGCAAAATTCCGTGCAACATCGTGGAACAGCCCCAAGAATCTAGGACTTTATATGTAGTTCAATCCGGTGATTTTGTTTCAAAAGAAAAGGCCATTGATTACGGAGCAAGAGAGCTATCCCCTCTAAATGTGGATTTCCGAGCAACCTTAAAGAAATAA
- the rsfS gene encoding ribosome silencing factor gives MTKNKQDLPESVTIGASILFELRAQNVQLIDLRGIKDVTDYFLVATCESEAQMQAILNELRKEFKANKLPSVGVEYKEGVRWAVFDAGLDLMVHLFEEEKRNEISLDRLYADGKIVKLDENDFVKTTDKKADDNELV, from the coding sequence ATGACAAAGAATAAGCAAGATTTGCCAGAGTCCGTAACCATCGGAGCGAGCATCCTGTTTGAACTCCGCGCCCAGAACGTGCAGTTGATTGACCTGCGCGGCATCAAGGACGTGACCGACTACTTCCTCGTGGCCACCTGCGAGAGCGAAGCCCAGATGCAGGCCATTCTGAACGAACTGCGCAAGGAATTCAAGGCGAACAAGCTCCCGTCCGTGGGTGTGGAATACAAGGAAGGCGTACGCTGGGCCGTATTCGATGCCGGCCTCGACCTGATGGTCCACCTGTTCGAAGAAGAAAAGCGTAACGAAATTTCGCTTGACCGCCTGTACGCCGACGGCAAGATCGTGAAACTCGACGAAAACGACTTTGTAAAGACAACCGACAAGAAGGCCGACGACAATGAACTCGTTTGA
- a CDS encoding LytR C-terminal domain-containing protein: protein MRFFIMLVFVALLALATGCKEKEPPKVQEKRKYAGSLEVLNSCGEVGSAAKMTSFLRRNGFDVVSYRNDLLQNYDETILVLRNPEWEGAQALAQTLQTKNIMKVASKRANDIDATIYIGKDFKQIIEPEQGETNDKE, encoded by the coding sequence ATGCGTTTTTTTATCATGTTGGTGTTCGTTGCTCTACTTGCGCTTGCTACTGGGTGCAAGGAAAAGGAACCGCCCAAAGTTCAGGAAAAACGGAAGTATGCGGGCTCGCTAGAAGTCCTAAACAGCTGTGGAGAAGTGGGATCGGCCGCAAAGATGACCTCGTTCCTACGCCGGAACGGGTTTGACGTGGTCAGCTACCGCAACGACCTTCTCCAGAACTACGACGAGACCATACTCGTCCTGAGAAATCCTGAATGGGAAGGAGCCCAGGCACTCGCCCAGACGCTCCAGACGAAAAACATCATGAAGGTCGCAAGCAAGAGAGCGAACGACATAGACGCGACTATTTATATAGGGAAAGATTTTAAACAAATCATAGAACCCGAGCAGGGAGAAACAAATGACAAAGAATAA
- a CDS encoding fibrobacter succinogenes major paralogous domain-containing protein, with protein MKKGYFSKIALAGIFGLASSHVFAVPPKTWDAIFNAEGQGEYTAAKVEGKIRMGKYTHYKEVQPVSFVVKDSLFEFAVSGNLTVPADKIEKENFYEKCDESKEAWISYFDKPRQFGDQELILDVKGVDLACGDELYVVDKLKIKFKNAEAQERWDLDFETRERPKRDKLIAFRKNEQEHRQLIRDKIGMVKDPRDGQVYRTIKVEGREWFAQNVNYNVEGHSWCYEDKDSYCVRSGRLYDLEGARKACPEGWHLPRDREWQDMLKGITGCYDGVDKCEKFANKMKATTGWQGGGGSDEYGFSVFSSGYRKMIGKSIVRYEDMGEYAGFWSAQNGRNETIWIWAMGRMSDQMVRQLVPSKNNAYSVRCINGN; from the coding sequence GTGAAAAAAGGGTATTTTTCAAAAATTGCGTTAGCTGGCATTTTTGGCCTTGCTTCGTCACATGTTTTTGCGGTTCCGCCGAAAACTTGGGATGCTATTTTTAATGCCGAAGGCCAGGGGGAGTATACCGCTGCAAAGGTTGAAGGCAAAATACGCATGGGCAAATACACGCACTACAAAGAAGTGCAGCCTGTTTCGTTTGTGGTCAAGGACAGTTTGTTCGAATTTGCCGTGTCGGGCAATCTGACCGTCCCTGCCGATAAAATCGAAAAAGAAAATTTTTACGAGAAATGCGACGAGAGCAAGGAAGCTTGGATTTCGTATTTTGACAAGCCCCGTCAGTTCGGGGATCAAGAGTTGATTCTGGATGTGAAGGGCGTTGACCTTGCTTGCGGCGATGAACTCTATGTTGTGGACAAACTAAAGATTAAGTTCAAGAATGCCGAAGCCCAGGAAAGATGGGATTTGGATTTTGAAACCCGTGAAAGGCCCAAGCGTGACAAGCTGATTGCTTTCCGCAAAAACGAACAGGAACACCGACAGCTGATTCGCGACAAGATTGGCATGGTGAAGGACCCGCGCGACGGCCAGGTTTACAGAACCATCAAGGTGGAAGGTCGCGAATGGTTTGCCCAGAATGTGAATTACAATGTGGAAGGCCACTCCTGGTGCTACGAAGATAAGGACTCTTATTGTGTGCGTAGCGGCCGTCTCTACGATTTGGAAGGTGCCCGCAAGGCTTGCCCCGAAGGCTGGCACCTGCCGCGTGACCGCGAATGGCAGGACATGCTCAAGGGAATCACCGGTTGCTATGATGGTGTGGACAAGTGCGAAAAATTCGCGAACAAGATGAAGGCTACGACCGGTTGGCAGGGCGGTGGCGGTTCTGACGAATACGGCTTCTCCGTGTTCTCTTCGGGTTACCGCAAGATGATTGGCAAGTCCATTGTGCGCTACGAAGATATGGGTGAATATGCCGGCTTCTGGTCTGCACAGAACGGCCGCAACGAGACCATCTGGATTTGGGCCATGGGCCGCATGAGCGACCAGATGGTTCGCCAGCTTGTGCCGAGCAAGAACAATGCTTACTCTGTCCGCTGCATCAACGGAAATTAG
- the panD gene encoding aspartate 1-decarboxylase: MQLELLKSKIHRATVTDANLNYQGSITIARDLMDAANILPYEKVGILDVNNGERFETYVIEGPAKSGMICLNGAAARLVQPGDLVIIVAYASMTPEEAKTWKPTVVHVNEKNEIV; this comes from the coding sequence ATGCAGCTTGAGCTGTTAAAAAGCAAAATTCACAGAGCCACAGTCACCGATGCGAACCTGAATTATCAGGGCTCTATCACTATTGCCCGTGACTTGATGGACGCAGCGAACATACTCCCCTACGAAAAGGTCGGCATTCTCGACGTGAACAATGGGGAGCGTTTTGAAACATACGTCATCGAAGGCCCCGCCAAATCCGGCATGATTTGCCTGAACGGCGCAGCGGCCCGTCTGGTTCAGCCAGGCGACCTGGTGATTATCGTTGCCTACGCGTCCATGACCCCGGAAGAAGCGAAAACGTGGAAACCCACCGTTGTCCACGTAAACGAAAAGAACGAAATCGTTTAA
- a CDS encoding TonB family protein, with the protein MVRLVFTILLLNVALFAQVSRPSETARFPNGLGEGLEDIFGSIAIDEFRDNKNFCEASTYGMNVLVLDGYFVVKYNQPFSVTTVDALTTRIFTSDTTRERPVWARVYKVVQASPDSVAHFLKDVRKNNAGKVDQNELNFSFPYQDESIYKYKKFLGKLKAAGFTKIRLLARHEEFGDEVYRKLQLKKYSKNEIESRESIKHHCNTSWLRITDSHLSFSAYKPISQIEMVVGKGTRSIKGVLDVVSKNRPLMDKIHKKFANFLPRLKDVKNLEHPDAPVQIEVFVKFTIDPDGKVTKVEKQSSNSENEEFDKAICDEVATWTFEKADFESKVTVPFKFKKK; encoded by the coding sequence ATGGTGCGCCTAGTTTTTACGATTCTTTTATTGAATGTTGCGCTGTTTGCACAGGTGTCGCGTCCTTCGGAAACGGCTCGTTTTCCTAACGGCTTAGGGGAAGGTCTTGAAGATATCTTTGGTTCTATTGCCATTGATGAATTTCGTGACAACAAGAATTTTTGTGAAGCCAGTACATACGGCATGAATGTCCTTGTCCTAGACGGCTATTTTGTCGTGAAGTACAACCAACCCTTTTCTGTAACGACCGTTGACGCTTTAACCACTCGAATCTTTACGAGTGACACTACTCGCGAGCGCCCTGTCTGGGCGAGGGTCTATAAGGTCGTTCAAGCATCGCCTGATTCCGTTGCTCATTTTTTGAAGGATGTGCGCAAGAATAACGCAGGGAAGGTAGACCAGAACGAACTGAATTTCTCGTTCCCTTATCAGGACGAAAGCATCTATAAATACAAGAAGTTTCTCGGTAAGCTAAAGGCGGCCGGTTTTACCAAGATTCGTCTCCTGGCAAGACATGAAGAATTTGGTGACGAGGTGTATAGAAAATTGCAACTCAAAAAATACAGTAAAAATGAAATCGAGTCGCGTGAAAGTATAAAGCATCACTGCAATACAAGTTGGCTGCGTATTACGGATTCGCACCTTTCTTTTTCTGCGTATAAGCCTATTTCTCAGATAGAAATGGTTGTGGGGAAGGGAACTCGCTCTATTAAAGGAGTACTCGATGTCGTTTCAAAGAATCGACCGCTGATGGATAAGATTCACAAAAAGTTTGCAAACTTTTTACCCCGCCTAAAGGATGTCAAGAATCTAGAGCATCCCGATGCGCCTGTTCAGATTGAGGTCTTTGTGAAATTCACCATAGACCCGGATGGCAAGGTTACAAAGGTGGAAAAGCAATCCTCGAATTCCGAAAATGAGGAATTTGACAAGGCTATTTGCGATGAAGTTGCTACCTGGACATTTGAAAAGGCTGATTTTGAATCTAAAGTAACGGTTCCTTTCAAATTCAAGAAAAAATAA
- a CDS encoding DEAD/DEAH box helicase, translating into MSEEIIEEKKEEKVNPFLTPVKIIEPEHKLPDYTFDMLPEEQKAILAQHGWTDLMPVQRKTIPYMLAARDMLVQSKTGSGKTGAYVLPLLQVIVRDHPYPQALILVPTRELCLQVEDEIEKLSAGTGIRSVAIFGGVSYEPQLKALKEGVHIIVATPGRLMDHVQRGHVDFLDIRDLVLDEADEMLSMGFYPDMQKIRKYLPKQIACTMFSATIPQTVKSLAREFQRPSAEFLSLSYDKVIANNLEHRWYPCDVMDKDSMAIKVLEYYNPDSCMIFCNRKSDVSYLEQVLAGYGFQVGALSGDVAQAMREKTLNAFREKKIRILICTDVAARGIDVDHVTHVLVYDHPADHEVYVHRSGRTARAGKSGLCISLITPVEEIEIKQTAADFGINFIKMEPLTGEEIAKKVSERTRLQLEEVRKHFGGQKATERISRMLPLVKELANGTTDEQMLLAYLVDKFAWKK; encoded by the coding sequence ATGAGTGAAGAAATTATTGAAGAAAAGAAAGAAGAAAAAGTCAACCCGTTCCTAACACCCGTCAAGATTATCGAACCCGAGCACAAGCTCCCCGACTATACGTTCGACATGCTCCCCGAAGAGCAAAAAGCAATCCTCGCGCAGCACGGCTGGACCGACCTGATGCCGGTACAGAGGAAGACAATCCCCTACATGCTCGCCGCCCGCGACATGCTGGTGCAATCCAAGACCGGTTCGGGAAAAACCGGGGCCTACGTTCTCCCGCTTTTGCAGGTCATTGTCCGTGACCATCCGTATCCGCAGGCACTCATCCTCGTGCCCACGCGTGAACTCTGCCTCCAGGTGGAAGACGAAATCGAAAAACTTTCCGCAGGCACAGGCATCCGTTCTGTCGCCATTTTCGGTGGCGTGAGCTACGAACCCCAGTTGAAGGCCCTCAAGGAAGGCGTCCATATCATTGTCGCCACTCCGGGCCGCCTGATGGACCATGTACAGCGTGGCCATGTGGACTTCCTCGACATCCGCGACCTCGTGCTTGACGAAGCCGACGAGATGCTTTCGATGGGATTCTACCCCGACATGCAAAAAATCCGCAAGTACCTGCCCAAGCAGATTGCCTGCACGATGTTCAGCGCAACCATCCCGCAGACGGTGAAGAGCCTTGCCCGCGAATTCCAGCGCCCCAGCGCCGAATTCCTTTCGCTCAGCTACGACAAGGTCATCGCGAACAACCTGGAACACCGCTGGTACCCCTGCGACGTGATGGACAAGGATTCCATGGCCATCAAGGTGCTGGAATACTACAATCCGGACAGCTGCATGATTTTCTGCAACCGCAAGAGCGACGTGAGCTACCTGGAACAGGTGCTCGCAGGCTACGGATTCCAGGTGGGCGCCTTGAGCGGCGATGTGGCCCAGGCCATGCGCGAAAAGACGCTGAACGCCTTCCGCGAAAAGAAAATCCGCATTCTCATTTGCACCGACGTGGCCGCCCGCGGCATCGACGTGGACCATGTGACCCACGTTCTTGTTTACGACCACCCCGCCGACCACGAAGTCTACGTGCATAGAAGCGGCCGTACCGCCCGTGCCGGCAAGAGTGGTCTCTGCATTTCGCTGATTACCCCGGTCGAAGAAATCGAAATCAAGCAGACCGCCGCCGACTTCGGCATCAACTTCATCAAGATGGAACCGCTCACGGGCGAAGAAATCGCGAAGAAGGTCAGCGAACGCACCCGTCTCCAGCTCGAAGAAGTCCGCAAGCACTTTGGTGGGCAGAAGGCGACCGAACGCATCAGCCGCATGCTCCCGCTGGTGAAAGAACTCGCAAACGGCACCACTGATGAACAGATGCTGCTTGCGTACCTGGTAGACAAATTTGCTTGGAAGAAGTAG
- the pyrE gene encoding orotate phosphoribosyltransferase: protein MTKTDNFVHFLVEAGALKFGDFVTKSGRNTPYFINTGEFRTGATLSRLAEFYAAAFMEHFDGKAENLYGPAYKGIPLCAATAMKLSDVYARNLTFTYNRKEVKDHGEGGSLVGYKYAEKTNIVIIEDVITAGTSVNETMQALSQIENANVVGLLISVDRRERLENGKSALQDVQDHYGLEARSIVSIDDIIKFLEAEENRKAINAPEGILERVYAYREQWGVK from the coding sequence ATGACTAAGACAGACAACTTTGTACATTTCCTTGTTGAAGCCGGAGCCTTGAAATTCGGGGACTTCGTCACTAAAAGCGGACGTAATACACCTTACTTTATCAATACGGGAGAGTTCCGTACCGGGGCAACCCTTTCGCGCCTCGCGGAATTTTACGCAGCCGCCTTCATGGAACATTTCGATGGCAAGGCCGAGAACCTCTACGGGCCGGCCTACAAGGGCATTCCCCTTTGCGCAGCCACTGCCATGAAACTTAGCGATGTTTACGCCAGGAACCTCACGTTCACGTACAACCGCAAAGAAGTCAAGGACCACGGCGAAGGCGGTTCGCTCGTCGGCTACAAGTATGCCGAAAAGACGAACATCGTCATCATCGAAGACGTGATTACCGCAGGCACAAGTGTCAACGAAACCATGCAGGCCCTCTCGCAAATCGAAAACGCCAACGTGGTCGGCCTCCTCATCTCCGTAGACCGTCGCGAGCGCCTCGAAAACGGGAAATCTGCATTGCAAGACGTCCAGGACCACTACGGCCTGGAAGCCCGTTCTATCGTGAGCATCGACGACATCATCAAGTTCCTCGAGGCCGAAGAGAACCGCAAGGCAATCAACGCTCCGGAAGGGATTCTTGAACGCGTCTACGCTTACCGCGAACAATGGGGCGTCAAGTAG
- the argS gene encoding arginine--tRNA ligase — MNSFEQEIAEALAATGSFEKEAALKLISVPPDTSHGNFTIPCFSLAKVMRKAPKMIAEDLAAQVKLPAGLSKVEAVNGYLNFFIDRGFLAKSTLEEIAAKGLEYGHAAPNGKVVCIDFSSPNIGKELAFHHLRSTMIGNSLSRIYKAAGYKVERINHLGDWGTAFGKLIVMYLREKRPTDDATLDSLTVKELNILYAAFSKASKEEPGLEDEARAAFTKLEQGDEFYRKLWTAFRAATLKELMRIYDMMGVGFDHYTGESFFEDKIPAILDELREKNLMVKSQDLDVVMLDEFDLNPCLIRKSDGSTLYATRDLAAACYRKKEYNFDKCLYVVDLGQALHFKQVFHVLKKMGREWYKDMYHIPFGVILQMVDGKWEKGKTRTGTASLLRDVIEAAQKKILEFIDQKNPGLENKELIARQIGISALTFNDLKNSRLKDVRFDWDAVMSFEGDTGPYVQNAHVRLCSIMRKAGYTVNISEIDMAQLTDDAAYSLINLLAKKGEKILGAVAGDEPSVLAQYALEIAEAAHKFIHEDRVLGSAEEKSRLFLVQATQIVLENVLDLLGLFPIRQM; from the coding sequence ATGAACTCGTTTGAGCAAGAAATCGCAGAGGCGCTCGCCGCCACCGGCTCCTTCGAAAAAGAAGCCGCATTAAAACTTATCTCCGTGCCGCCTGACACCAGCCACGGAAACTTCACCATCCCCTGCTTTTCACTCGCGAAGGTGATGCGCAAGGCCCCGAAGATGATTGCGGAAGACCTCGCCGCCCAGGTAAAACTCCCCGCAGGACTTTCGAAGGTCGAAGCCGTGAACGGCTACCTGAACTTCTTCATCGACCGCGGATTCCTCGCGAAGTCGACGCTCGAAGAAATCGCTGCGAAGGGACTTGAATACGGACACGCCGCCCCGAATGGCAAGGTCGTGTGCATCGACTTCAGCTCCCCGAACATCGGCAAGGAACTCGCCTTCCACCACCTGCGCTCCACGATGATCGGAAACTCGCTTTCCCGCATCTACAAGGCCGCCGGTTACAAGGTGGAACGCATCAACCACTTGGGCGACTGGGGAACCGCTTTCGGCAAGCTCATCGTGATGTACCTGCGCGAAAAGCGCCCCACGGACGACGCCACGCTCGATAGCCTCACCGTGAAGGAATTGAATATTCTTTACGCCGCCTTCTCCAAGGCCAGCAAAGAAGAACCCGGCCTCGAAGACGAAGCGCGCGCCGCATTCACAAAGCTGGAACAGGGTGACGAATTCTACCGCAAGCTTTGGACCGCCTTCCGCGCAGCAACGCTGAAGGAACTCATGCGCATCTACGACATGATGGGCGTGGGCTTTGACCACTACACCGGCGAATCCTTCTTCGAAGACAAAATTCCAGCCATTCTCGACGAACTCCGCGAAAAGAACCTGATGGTCAAAAGCCAGGATCTGGACGTGGTGATGCTCGACGAGTTCGACCTGAACCCCTGCCTTATCCGCAAGAGCGATGGCTCCACCCTGTACGCCACCCGCGACCTCGCCGCCGCATGCTACCGCAAGAAGGAATACAACTTCGACAAGTGCCTTTACGTGGTGGACCTCGGACAGGCACTCCACTTCAAGCAGGTGTTCCACGTGCTCAAGAAGATGGGCCGCGAATGGTACAAGGACATGTACCACATCCCGTTCGGCGTGATTCTCCAGATGGTCGATGGCAAGTGGGAAAAAGGAAAGACGCGTACCGGTACGGCAAGCCTCCTCCGCGATGTAATCGAAGCCGCCCAGAAGAAGATTCTCGAATTCATCGACCAGAAGAATCCGGGACTCGAGAACAAGGAACTTATCGCCCGCCAGATCGGCATTTCCGCCCTCACCTTCAACGACCTCAAGAACAGCCGCTTGAAGGACGTGCGTTTCGATTGGGATGCCGTGATGAGCTTCGAAGGCGATACAGGTCCGTATGTCCAGAACGCCCACGTGCGCCTGTGCAGCATCATGCGCAAGGCCGGCTACACCGTGAACATCTCCGAAATTGACATGGCGCAGCTCACCGACGATGCTGCCTATAGCCTCATCAACCTGCTCGCGAAGAAGGGCGAAAAAATTCTGGGTGCCGTCGCCGGTGACGAACCGAGCGTACTCGCCCAGTATGCCTTGGAAATCGCCGAAGCCGCGCACAAGTTCATCCACGAAGACCGTGTGCTCGGCAGCGCCGAAGAAAAGTCCCGCCTGTTCCTGGTTCAGGCCACACAGATCGTGCTTGAAAACGTGCTCGATTTGCTCGGCCTCTTCCCCATCAGGCAGATGTAG